In Panthera leo isolate Ple1 chromosome B3, P.leo_Ple1_pat1.1, whole genome shotgun sequence, a single genomic region encodes these proteins:
- the ACOT6 gene encoding putative acyl-coenzyme A thioesterase 6, with the protein MAATVTLEPAGRCAWDEPVRITVRGLSPGQPVTLRTSLRDENGALFRARALYQADADGLLDLARAPALGGSFTGLEPMGLLWALEPEKPLVRLVKRDVETPFAVELEVLEGHEPDAGRLLGRAVLERDFLRPGMRRVPVRAGRVRGTLFLPPGAGPFPGIIDLFGSGGGLCECRASLLAGHGFAVLALAYFKFEDLPEYLDDVHLEYFEEAIDFMLQHPKVKGPGVGLLGFSKGGDLCLSMASFLKGITATVLINSCVANTITPLHYKDMFIPSLGSDPGKLVVTESGVLIFLDIWDNPLEELNYQSIIPLERAQGPFLFLVGMDDHCWKSEFYARIASERLQAHGKDRPQIIYYPGTGHCIEPPYFPLCRASVHTALGQAILHGGEPKAQSRAQVDAWQEIQTFFHKHLNGKKSVPSSKM; encoded by the exons ATGGCGGCTACGGTGACGCTGGAGCCCGCGGGCCGCTGCGCATGGGACGAGCCCGTGCGCATCACCGTGCGCGGCCTCTCCCCGGGACAGCCCGTCACGCTGCGCACGTCCCTGCGCGACGAGAATGGCGCGCTCTTCCGGGCCCGCGCGCTGTACCAAGCGGACGCCGACGGCCTCCTGGACCTGGCGCGCGCGCCCGCGCTGGGCGGCAGCttcacggggctcgagcccatgggGCTGCTCTGGGCCCTGGAGCCCGAGAAGCCCTTGGTGCGGCTGGTGAAGCGGGACGTGGAGACGCCCTTCGCCGTGGAGCTGGAGGTTCTCGAGGGCCACGAGCCCGACGCCGGGCGGCTCCTGGGCCGAGCGGTGCTGGAGCGCGACTTCCTGCGGCCGGGGATGCGGCGGGTGCCGGTACGCGCGGGCCGGGTGCGCGGCACGCTCTTCCTGCCGCCCG GTGCAGGACCCTTCCCTGGGATCATCGATCTGTTTGGGAGTGGTGGTGGCCTTTGTGAATGCAGGGCCAGCCTCCTGGCTGGACATGGTTTTGCTGTGCTTGCTTTGGCTTATTTCAAATTTGAAGACCTCCCTGAATATTTGGATGATGTGCACCTGGAGTACTTTGAAGAAGCTATAGACTTCATGCTGCAGCATCCAAAG gTGAAAGGTCCTGGTGTTGGGCTTCTTGGCTTCTCCAAAGGAGGTGACCTGTGTCTCTCAATGGCCTCTTTCTTGAAGGGCATCACAGCCACTGTACTTATTAATTCCTGTGTAGCCAACACAATAACTCCTCTGCATTACAAGGATATGTTTATTCCCAGTCTTGGCAGTGACCCAGGGAAACTTGTAGTTACTGAGTCaggggttttaatttttttggatatttGGGATAATCCACTGGAGGAACTCAACTATCAAAGTATTATTCCATTGGAAAGAGCCCAGGggccttttctgtttcttgttggCATGGATGATCATTGCTGGAAGAGTGAATTCTATGCTCGTATAGCCTCTGAACGCTTACAAGCCCATGGGAAAGACAGACCCCAGATAATCTACTACCCGGGAACTGGTCACTGTATTGAACCaccttattttcctctttgtagaGCTTCTGTGCATACAGCATTAGGCCAAGCAATACTCCATGGAGGTGAGCCAAAGGCACAGTCAAGGGCACAGGTAGATGCCTGGCAGGAAATTCAAACTTTCTTCCATAAACATCTCAATGGTAAAAAATCTGTGCCGTCCAGCAAAATGTGA
- the LOC122221379 gene encoding acyl-coenzyme A thioesterase 1-like codes for MWRTVHAVLRTPGTPLLLRRSMSTSALLAQKSATLTVTPKTGLADELLDIKVEGLGPRERVTLRASAVSYRGRLFRSLAHYEADGRGGLDLARDRALGGDFTGVEPMGLLWSLTPVGSEDPCFSQMPRGVMKTPLKVEVTVHHAPQQQAVPLGPALASAQVQRWFSSPELSRARLQAGRLRGVFLLPPGDGPFPGLIDMFGDGGLNESRASLLACRGFATLALPFFGYEDLPPIMKDLNLDYFEEAAKFVQSHPKVKGPHIGVIGSGKGAELAFSMASFLPNIAAVVSINGCVSNTATTLTCGRSILPGLPFNLDKISAMDSGVYDVKEALEDPLDPAYQESRIPLEKASAHFLFIVGEDDRHWKSSVYADIAVKHLTEHGKANFTLLSYPNAGHRIDPPYSPFFSVYLDPVLGVPILGGGQLKAHAVAQIESWKKILEFLHLHLG; via the exons ATGTGGAGGACTGTCCATGCCGTGCTCCGGACCCCCGGAACCCCACTCCTGCTCCGGAGGTCAATGTCCACATCTGCCCTGCTCGCCCAGAAGTCTGCGACCTTGACCGTCACCCCCAAGACTGGGCTGGCCGACGAGCTCCTGGATATTAAAGTGGAGGGCTTAGGTCCCAGGGAGCGGGTGACCCTTCGGGCGTCGGCCGTCAGCTATCGAGGCCGCCTCTTCCGATCGCTGGCCCACTACGAGGCGGACGGCCGCGGGGGGTTGGACCTGGCCAGGGACCGGGCTCTGGGCGGCGACTTCACGGGCGTGGAGCCCATGGGGCTCCTGTGGAGCCTCACGCCGGTCGGCTCGGAGGATCCCTGCTTCAGCCAGATGCCGAGAGGCGTGATGAAAACCCCCCTCAAAGTGGAGGTGACCGTCCACCACGCGCCGCAGCAGCAGGCGGTACCGCTGGGCCCGGCGCTGGCCTCTGCCCAGGTGCAGCGCTGGTTTTCCAGCCCGGAGCTGAGCCGCGCTCGCCTGCAAGCCGGCCGCCTGCGGGGCGTCTTCTTGCTGCCCCCAG GAGATGGTCCTTTTCCTGGTTTGATTGATATGTTTGGTgatggaggattaaatgaatctCGAGCTAGTCTCCTGGCTTGTCGAGGTTTTGCTACTCTGGCTTTGCCATTTTTTGGCTATGAAGATCTACCTCCAATcatgaaagacttaaatttagATTACTTTGAAGAGGCAGCTAAATTTGTGCAAAGTCACCCAAAG GTTAAAGGTCCACACATTGGAGTGATTGGTTCTGGCAAAGGGGCAGAGTTGGCATTTTCCATGGCTAGCTTTCTCCCAAATATAGCTGCAGTTGTGAGCATCAACGGCTGTGTCTCTAACACAGCTACTACCCTTACATGTGGTAGATCAATCCTGCCAGGACTGCCTTTTAACCTAGACAAAATCTCTGCCATGGATTCAGGGGTTTATGATGTTAAAGAAGCGCTGGAGGACCCCTTGGATCCAGCCTACCAGGAAAGTCGTATCCCCCTTGAAAAAGCCAGTGCCCATTTCCTTTTTATAGTCGGAGAAGATGACAGGCATTGGAAGAGTTCTGTTTATGCTGACATAGCTGTGAAGCATCTCACAGAGCATGGGAAGGCAAATTTTACTCTTTTAAGCTATCCTAACGCCGGCCACAGAATAGATCCCCCGTACAGCCCTTTTTTCTCTGTATACCTTGATCCAGTGTTGGGAGTGCCTATTCTGGGAGGTGGGCAGCTAAAAGCTCATGCTGTCGCTCAGATTGAGTCTTGGAAGAAGATCTTGGAATTTTTGCACTTGCATCTAGGGTAA